A window from Zingiber officinale cultivar Zhangliang chromosome 7A, Zo_v1.1, whole genome shotgun sequence encodes these proteins:
- the LOC122002134 gene encoding protein WHAT'S THIS FACTOR 1 homolog, chloroplastic-like: MAAALLLSGTRRLHAVLVRWNPFVNLPLSNGSFSSLPDGRISTATAASAFPFLNCRRRKKLRKKMKSPRVVPIQKDAGLIIPALESIVLRDSFLRFITRTKCYLSRLPCHRIPLADADKLYRELGFSRGRKVSRFAAKHPLLLHMPRLPPDSKPYLAFTPLMDSLLDEELKIMDDMEAARVTTVRKLLMLSAGRRIPLDKLHLCRLLFGLPYDFRDRIRKYPEYFRVAVDPSDGRNVLELVEWDPVLAVSALERDFVPDEARVRRTFKFPIRHGKALPLEEDDKWMLESVTTLPLVSPYSDGSALQPWTVEAEKYQVGVIHEFLSLTLEKRASIHHIVEFKEEFNLTKLIYHMLLKQSRAFYLAGTEMNWAVFLKDAYRKDGTLIEKDPQVLFNEKLQSYALSDSEYREQKVEQRIAR, from the coding sequence ATGGCGGCGGCGCTTCTTCTCTCCGGTACCAGAAGGCTTCATGCTGTTCTAGTGCGTTGGAATCCTTTCGTTAATCTTCCTCTCTCAAATGGATCCTTCTCCTCCCTCCCCGACGGCAGAATTTCCACAGCTACCGCCGCCTCGGCTTTCCCCTTCCTCAATTGCCGTCGCCGGaagaagcttcgaaagaagatgAAGAGCCCCCGTGTCGTCCCCATACAGAAGGATGCCGGTCTCATCATCCCTGCCTTAGAATCGATCGTCCTTCGCGACTCCTTCCTCCGCTTCATAACCCGCACAAAGTGCTACCTTTCTCGGCTGCCATGCCATCGCATCCCCCTCGCCGACGCCGATAAGCTCTATCGCGAGCTAGGGTTTTCTCGAGGTCGCAAAGTCTCCCGCTTTGCTGCCAAACACCCTCTCCTCCTCCACATGCCCCGCCTCCCGCCTGACTCCAAGCCCTACCTCGCCTTCACGCCGCTCATGGATTCCCTCCTCGACGAGGAGCTCAAAATCATGGATGATATGGAGGCCGCTCGTGTCACCACTGTACGCAAGCTCCTCATGTTATCGGCTGGCCGCCGCATTCCTCTGGATAAACTCCATCTCTGTCGCCTCCTCTTCGGCCTCCCCTATGACTTTCGCGATCGCATCCGCAAGTATCCAGAGTACTTCCGGGTCGCCGTTGATCCGAGCGATGGACGCAATGTTCTCGAGCTCGTTGAATGGGACCCGGTTCTCGCCGTCAGTGCCCTCGAGAGGGACTTCGTTCCTGACGAAGCCAGGGTTCGTAGGACATTTAAATTCCCCATCCGCCATGGAAAGGCGTTACCTTTGGAGGAGGACGACAAGTGGATGCTAGAGTCTGTTACTACTCTTCCTTTAGTGTCGCCTTATTCTGATGGTTCAGCATTGCAGCCATGGACAGTGGAGGCCGAGAAGTATCAAGTTGGTGTGATTCATGAATTTTTGAGCCTGACGTTGGAGAAGAGGGCTTCGATCCATCATATTGTTGAATTCAAGGAGGAATTCAACCTCACCAAGCTTATTTACCATATGTTACTGAAGCAATCTCGAGCATTTTATCTTGCTGGCACCGAGATGAATTGGGCTGTGTTTCTAAAGGATGCATATAGGAAGGATGGGACTTTGATTGAGAAGGATCCACAAGTCTTGTTCAATGAAAAGTTGCAGAGTTATGCCTTATCAGATTCAGAATACAGAGAACAGAAAGTTGAACAAAGAATTGCCCGCTGA
- the LOC122002133 gene encoding protein WHAT'S THIS FACTOR 1 homolog, chloroplastic-like — MAAALLLSGTRRLHAVMAHWNPLANLSLSNGSFSSVPDDRVSTASAASLFPFLSCRRRKRIRNKVQSPRAARTQKDGSRPLPEFEAIVLRDSFLRFITRTKCYLSHLPDHRIALAEAGKLHRELGFPRGRKVSLFAAQHPLLLHLTRLPPDSKPYLAFTPLMDSLLDEELKLMDDMEAARVTTVRKLLMLSVGRRIPLAKLHHCRLLFGLPDDFRDRVSKYPEYFRVVADPTDGRHVLELVEWDPALAVSALEKDFVPDAARVRRSFKLPIRRGKALPLEEDDEKRLDSLTTLPLVSPYSDGSALQPWTLEAEKYRVGVIHEFLSLTLEKRAWIHHIVEFKEEFNLTKHTYQMLLKQSRAFYLAGTEMNWAVFLRDAYRKDGTLIEKDPQILFNEKLQSYALTDSESRIRRLKEELLTD, encoded by the coding sequence ATGGCGGCGGCGCTTCTCCTCTCCGGCACCAGAAGGCTTCACGCTGTTATGGCGCACTGGAATCCTCTCGCTAATCTTTCTCTCTCAAATGGATCCTTCTCCTCCGTCCCCGACGACAGAGTTTCTACAGCTTCGGCCGCCTCGCTTTTCCCCTTCCTCAGTTGTCGTCGCCGGAAGAGGATTCGAAACAAGGTGCAGAGCCCCCGTGCCGCCCGTACCCAGAAAGACGGCAGTCGTCCTCTTCCCGAGTTCGAAGCGATCGTCCTTCGCGACTCCTTCCTCCGCTTCATAACCCGCACAAAGTGCTACCTTTCTCATCTGCCTGACCATCGCATCGCCCTCGCCGAAGCCGGCAAGCTCCATCGAGAGCTAGGGTTTCCTCGAGGTCGCAAAGTCTCCCTCTTCGCCGCCCAACACCCTCTGCTCCTCCATCTGACCCGCCTCCCGCCTGACTCCAAACCCTACCTCGCCTTCACTCCGCTCATGGATTCCCTCCTCGACGAGGAGCTCAAACTCATGGATGACATGGAGGCGGCTCGTGTCACCACTGTACGCAAGCTCCTCATGCTATCGGTTGGCCGCCGCATTCCTCTGGCCAAACTCCATCATTGTCGCCTCCTCTTCGGCCTCCCTGATGACTTTCGCGACCGCGTCTCCAAGTATCCGGAGTACTTCCGGGTCGTCGCCGATCCAACCGATGGACGCCATGTTCTCGAGCTCGTTGAATGGGACCCGGCTCTCGCCGTCAGTGCCCTCGAGAAGGACTTCGTTCCTGACGCAGCCCGGGTTCGGAGGTCATTTAAATTACCCATACGCCGTGGAAAGGCGTTGCCTTTGGAGGAGGATGACGAGAAGAGATTAGATTCTCTAACTACTCTCCCTTTGGTGTCGCCTTATTCTGACGGCTCAGCATTGCAGCCATGGACATTGGAGGCCGAGAAGTATAGAGTCGGTGTTATTCATGAATTTTTGAGCCTGACGTTGGAGAAGAGGGCTTGGATCCATCACATTGTTGAGTTCAAGGAGGAATTCAATCTCACGAAGCATACTTACCAGATGCTGCTGAAGCAATCTCGAGCATTTTATCTCGCTGGCACCGAGATGAATTGGGCCGTGTTCCTAAGAGATGCTTATAGGAAAGATGGAACTTTGATTGAGAAGGATCCACAAATCTTGTTCAATGAAAAATTGCAGAGTTATGCTTTGACAGATTCAGAATCCAGGATTAGAAGGTTGAAGGAAGAATTGCTCACAGATTGA
- the LOC122002136 gene encoding protein PHOSPHATE-INDUCED 1 homolog, translated as MASFITTALSLCSALLLCFLLLPALFLGCDGQPLAMTYHRGVMLTGQIPVNLVFYGKFTASQRAVLSDFVASLSPLPGQKDSVEPSVGTWWSALRMYYAAASKTPPPRLALGRQIVDESYSLGKSLRDADLAALAARGGAALSVVLTAADVAVERFCMSRCGSHTSSASGRGRIVYIWVGDSSAQCPGQCAWPFHQPLYGPQTPPLVAPNGDVGTDGMVINLASMLAGAATNPFGDGFYQGPREAPLEAATACTGVYAKGAYPGYPGNLLVDPATGASFNAHGARGRKYLVPALFDPSTSTCSTLV; from the coding sequence ATGGCTTCTTTTATTACTACAGCCCTTTCACTGTGCTCCGCTTTGCTTCTTTGCTTTCTGTTGCTTCCTGCTCTGTTTCTGGGCTGTGATGGACAGCCGCTCGCCATGACATACCACAGGGGAGTTATGCTCACTGGGCAAATCCCCGTCAATCTCGTCTTCTATGGCAAGTTCACCGCTTCCCAAAGAGCggtcctctccgacttcgtcgccTCCCTCTCGCCGCTCCCCGGTCAGAAGGACAGCGTCGAACCGTCGGTGGGCACCTGGTGGAGCGCACTCCGCATGTACTACGCCGCCGCCTCCAAGACGCCTCCGCCGAGACTCGCCCTCGGTCGGCAGATTGTCGACGAGTCCTACTCTCTCGGAAAATCCCTCCGCGACGCTGACCTCGCCGCCCTGGCCGCCCGCGGTGGCGCCGCACTGAGCGTGGTGCTCACGGCCGCGGATGTCGCCGTGGAGCGGTTCTGCATGAGCCGGTGCGGGTCCCACACGTCATCCGCCTCCGGGAGAGGTCGGATCGTGTACATATGGGTGGGAGACTCGTCGGCGCAGTGCCCCGGACAGTGCGCGTGGCCGTTTCACCAGCCGTTGTATGGCCCGCAGACGCCGCCGCTGGTGGCGCCCAACGGCGACGTCGGGACCGACGGGATGGTAATCAACCTGGCGAGCATGTTGGCCGGCGCTGCCACCAACCCGTTCGGCGACGGCTTCTACCAGGGGCCGAGGGAGGCGCCGCTGGAGGCGGCGACGGCGTGCACCGGCGTCTACGCCAAGGGAGCGTACCCAGGCTACCCGGGAAACCTGCTGGTGGACCCGGCCACGGGGGCAAGCTTCAACGCGCATGGGGCCCGCGGGAGGAAATACCTCGTCCCGGCCTTGTTTGACCCGTCGACGTCCACATGCTCTACTTTGGTGTag